The genome window GCCACCGGTGTTGGGGCCGGAAATGATGATGATGCGTTTCTCCGGGCTCCAGGCGATGTCGTTGGCGACCACGGCGGTGTCGTTCAGAATCAGTTCCGGATTGCGCGCCTGATTGAGCGTGAGGGGACCGTCCTCGTGCAGGGTGTAGGGGTGCGCGTCCATGCGCCGGGCCAGCCGGGCGCGGGCGTGGATGCCGTCGAGCGCTACCAGTTGGTGTTGGTTGAGGCGCAGGGTGTTCTCATGTTCCTTGATCTGCAACGCCAGGGTTTCGAGGATGCGTATGCGTTCCCGCTGCACGGTGAGGCGCGCCAGTTTGACCTGGTTGTTGAGCGTCACCACCTGCGTCGGTTCCATGAACACCGTCTGGCCGCTGCCGGAGGTGTCGTGCACGATGCCCTCGATGCGTGAGCGCAAATCGGTGCGCACCGGCACCACCAGCCGCCCATCGCGCTCCGTGAAATACGAATCCTGCAACGCGTCCTTGTAGGTCGAACTCGCCATCAATTTGTTCAACGTCGATTCCAGGTTGTCGCGGGCGCGCGCCGCGTCGCGCACCGCCTGCTTCAATTCCGGCGAGGCGTCGTCCTTGATCTCGCCGTCGTCATCGATGCAGCGCTCGATCTCGCGGATCAACTCCGGCACCGGTTCCAGTTGCGCCGCGTAAGGCGCGAGGTGAGGAATCGATTCCTGTTTGCCGAGGTAGCGTTTGAGATCGCGGACCAATCGCAGCATCGCCGCCACCTGCAAACAGTCTTCGGCCTCGACCAGCAGGCGTTCGCGCATGGAAACGAGGGCCGGGGTCAGATCGGAGAAAGTACGCAGCGGCAAGGCCTCTACCGTGTGGAACAGCGCTACCATCTCCGTGGTTTCCGCCAGCCAGCGTTGCGCGGTTTCGATATCGGAGGTCGGCGTTTGGGCGATCAACTGCGAGCGGGTGAGGGCGGACATCGCCTGTTCCGCCAGGGCGCGTTGAATCCATTCCCAGCCGAGCAGGGCCATGGACTGGTTCAGTGTGATGTCAGATGTGGAGTCCTGCGGGTTCATGGCAGTGCGGCAAACTGGACCTTTTCTTCCAGATTGATGTTGATACGGGCGTCGAACAACATGTGCGGGTCCCAGCGTTGCTTGAAGCCGGAGAGCAGGACTTCAAGGTCGGGTTCCACCTTTTCGTGGAAGCTGACCCGTTGCGGACCGGTCTCGAACTTGCCGTCCTGTTCTTTCAATTCCTGAAACGTGACCAGGATTTTTTTGTCGAAGTCCACCTGCTCCGCACTCAGGTACACCTCGTGTTCGAGCAGATTCTTGGCCACGATCTCGAACAGGTTCGGTTCCTTGTGCACGGCGAGCAGGGTGGTGATGGTGCCGTCGCGGATGTTCATGGATTCTTTTTCCGGCCCGGGCAATTGCAGCGCGGCCATGCGGACGCCGCGCGTCACCTGCACCCAGCTGATGTTGTCGAGGTGGTTGCCTTCACGCACCATGCGCAGGATGTTGGGATGCGGATCGCGCTGCTGTGTTTTCAACCACGCCACCAGTCCGGGCACCTCCGACTCCGGCAGGAAATGTCCGCCATGCGCCAGGCCCTGTTCCCGGTGTTCGTGGTATTCGAGCGGGTATTTCAAATCGTTCAGGATGGTGCGGATGCGGCGGCTGTACTGGATCGGGAAAATCGGGTCCTGCGTGCCCTGAATGCTGTAGATGGGCGTGTTCTTCAGGTTGACCAGGAAATTCAGGTAGCGATCGGTGATGGCTCCGGCGATGGGAACGATGCCGGCGAAGCGGTCCGGATAAAACATGCCGATCATGTATGCGCCGATGGCGCCATTGGACAGGCCGGCGAGGAACACGCGGTTGTGATCCACCGGGTACTGGCGCTTGGTGTTCTGGATCAGGCCGAACAGCATCTCTTCCGCTTTCAACGACCACCATGCGCCCGCCGGGTAGCTGGGGCAGAGGATGATGAAGTCTTCATGCTTGAGGCGTGGCAGCCAGCTCTGGAGAGTGCGGTCGCCGCTGCCCCCCATGCCGTGCAGGATGACAACCAACGGATAGTCGCGTCCCGGCTCCAGCGTTTCCGGCGCGTACAGGGCGTAAGGGTAGGACGAGCCGCCGTTGGAGATTTCGAGATCCGTGTGCAGGCCGGGGGCGCCGCCTTTCCCGCGCGCTTTTTGTTTCAGGTATTGCTTGATGACCGCGTGCGAGGTGTCATTGGTTTTGAGCCGGGTCAGCGCCTGCTGTTCCACTTCCGGGTCGGAGGTGGACAGGTACAGGTTCACGTCGCCTTCCACATCGTAAGACGGCGGCATCACCTGCGGCGCCTTGGGCGGGGGCACACAGGCCATCACCAAGGCGGTCATTAAAATGCCGATCAAAACAGGTCGCATACTCTGATCTTGACACAAATCCGGGTGTCAAGTAAAGGTCGGGAAGGGATCGGTTGCCGAGAAAAAAGTATTGATTTTAAACGAAAAGCTCAATACTATTTTGAATAGTGACGGATGTCCAACCCATTCTTCAACACGTTCTTTCGCCTACCCTTATGACCGCAATCGCAACGCACACTCCGACGCACACCATCAAACCCGGCACCGTGGTTCTGGGAGAAGGCCGGTTTTCCAGCGCCGAGGCCTACCGCGCCCTGTTCCGCGTGAAAAAAGCCGGCTTCGAGTTTCTCGGCCAGGTGAATGTGCAACTGGACGCGGACGGCGTCCGCTTCGAAATGTTCAACGCCAACTACTTCGAGCTGTTTGAAGCCGAGCCCGAAGCGGTGATGGAAACGCTGGCGCGGCACGTGCTGAACCAGGTGCTGGGACGCGACACGCTCAACGACCGATTCCGCGACATCATTCATTCCCGGCTGGAAGAATCGATTCTGCAACCGCTCGTTGCCGAGGAAGAGCCGGAAGCGGAGACCGATCCGCGCGACTTGCAGGGCATTCTGGAGCGGCTGAACGCAGAGTATTTCGGCGGGCAGGTGGACGCGGTCATCGAGTGGTCCAAAGAAACGAAACTCACCAACCGCCGTTCCGTGCGGTTCGGATCTTACGATTCCAAAAAGAAACTGATCCGCATCCATCCCCGGTTGAAACAGGATTTTGTTCCGGTATCGGTGCTGGAGTTGACCGTGTTTCACGAGATGTGCCATCAGGCCGTTCCGCCGGTGCGCGGCAACGGTCAGTGGAAAAGTCATCACAAAGCATTCAAGGCCAGGGAAAAAGAGTACAAGCACTACAGGGAAGCGATGCAGTGGGAAAAGAAACACTGGGCCAAGCTGCTCGCCCCCTCCCCATCCGAATAGATTTCCTTCACTCCAGACAACAACGCTTCGAATCAGGCATGCGGCTCGCTCTGCGGCGGTGATGCTGTGGCGTCCACCTGTGACGAAGCTGTGGGCAGGGTGATGATGAAGGTGGTGCCTTTACCGGGCTGCGATTTCACATCGATGCGGCCGCCGTATTTTTCCACCACTTTGTGAACGATGTTGAGCCCCAACCCGGTGCCGGACCCCTGCTCCTTGGTGGTGAAAAAGGGATCGAATATGCGGGTCAGGTGCTCTTCGGCAATGCCGGGGCCGGTGTCGCGGACGGAGATCATGATGTTGTCGTTCTGCAGGAAGGTTTTCAGCGTGAGTGTGCCTTTGCCTTCCATGGCCTGCACGGCGTTGCGCACGATATTGAGAAACACCTGTTGAATTTCTTCCGGCTTGGCGTTCAATTTCGGCAACTCCCCGTAGTGCTTTTCCAGTGCAATGTCATCCGAGTACGATGCGAGCAGCGCGATATCGAGGGCGGCTTCAATGCGCTCGTTGAGGTCCACCACCTGGTCCTCATCCTTTTCACTGGTGCGTGCGTAACCGGACATGTTGAGGATCACGTTGGACATATGCCGGGAGCGGTCCAGCACCTTCTGCGCGTAGGATTTGATTTTCGGCTCGCTGGAGTTGTCGAGAATGGCCTCGGTGTAGCCCATGATGGAATACAGCGGGTTGTTCATCTCGTGGGCGATGCCAGCGGTGAGCGTGCCCAGGCCTGATAACTTGTCCGCCTGAGTCAACTGGTCGAGCAGTTTCTTTTCCTCTGTGATGTTTTTCATGATGAGGCCGATGCGCCGTCCTTCCTTTTCCTTGAATTTCATTTCAAAAAACTGGTAGGCAAAAAACAGGTCACCCAGCTTGATCGTCGGTTGCCATTCCTTCTGATGAGCGGTGGCGGGTGCCAGTGGGTCCTTGGCGCGGTAGGCGTCGCGTTGCGTCTGGTGCAGTGTGGGAGGTTGCCCGGTGCTGTAACTGGTCAGCTCCATCGCCAGGAATGTCCACTCCTCGTGTTGTTTCATCGGCACATCCTGCAAACGTTTGCCGACATAGTCCGCGTGCTTGAGACCCGCGATTTTTTCAAACGCAGGGTTGGCGTACTCGATTTGCAGGTTGGCGTCGAAGATCAGAATGGATTCCGGCACGCTCATCAGGATGCTTTCGGTGTATTCCCGCAGGTAGATCACTTCCCGGCTCTTGGCCTCCACCTGCTGTTCGAGTCCGGTAAACGTCTTACGCAGCAACGCATTCATGGTGTTGATTTCATCCGCGAGCAGTTCGATTTCATCACCGGTCTTGATATTCAACGGTTTCACCGCTTCGCCGCGACCGATGGATTCCGCCGTTTTCTGAAGTTCGCGGATGGGACGCACGATGCGGTTGGCGCCGATCGATCCCATGGCCGCAATCAGCAGGATGGATACGAAGCCTGCCGCCGCCATCCAGATGCGCAACTTCCGGGTGGGGGCGAACAGTTCTTCCGATGACTGCCAAGCGAAGGTATAAAGCCGCGGGCTTCCGCTGTTGACCACGATCTGGTTGGTGGCCGCAAGGGGGGAGTAACCGATGATGGACAGCCGGTCGCTGCCGTGGCCATCGCTCTGGGTTTCCACCCAGTTGGCTACGGGGCCCGTCACACTCTGTACCAGATCGGGTTCGGTCAACTGATGGCCGGTGGGCAGGATCGGGCAATCCAGCACCACGCCGTTGGAATTGATCAGCATCACGTGCCCGGTCTGACCGAACAGGATGTTTTCAATGGAAGGAGAATAGAAAGTTTTGGCCGAGTACAACCGGTGCAAAACCCCCATACGGGTTTGGTCGCGGGTGCGGATGGGAACGGCGATTTCGAACAGGTAGTTGTTGAGCTTCTTGTCGAAAATCAGTCCGCTCAGCACACGGGACAGACCCTGTTCCATCACGCCTCTCCAGGAGGCGCGCTCGCGGTTGTCGCGGTCCGGGTAATCGTTGATGGTGGCGACCAGGTTGCCGGAGGCATCGGTCACGAACAGGGCTTCCGTCGAATCGACCGAACTCAGGTCGTCGCGCAGGAAATTTTTCAAAACGCGGCTGGCCCCGTTTTCAAGAATCTCTTCGTAGGTGGGAGGCGGCTCGATCAGACTCTTCAGAGAATCGGCGGGTCCGGGCGAGGTGGCCTTGTTCTGTTCCTTGACGTTGATGATCAAGGTGGGGTGTGAGGACCAGTGCCGCATTTTCTGGAATTCGTCTTTGAGCAGCAGGTCGATCTTGGTCGAGGTTTCGTAGGCCAACGCTTGGAAGCTGGAGCCGATGACCTGCGTCAGCGATTCGTTGCCCTGGAAAAACGACCACATCATCGCCAGCACCAGCGGAATCGTCCCGACACCGATGACCATGCCGATCAGTTTTGTCTTCAGGCCGGAATGCACCCGGGTGCGTTTTTTGGCCGATGGTGCGCTGGCAACATTCATAAGGAAGAGGGATGCCGGCAAAAGCCTGAGCCCGCCGATGGATGCCTGGCACCGTGACCCCGAATCCCTTCGATTTCAACCTCTTTGGAAGCCAGTCGGAACGGTGCCCTTCTGCATTTTTAATATAGGGCCTCCATGGGGAATTTTCACATTTTTCCCCAAATAAAGTGGCTGGAACCGGACCGGCGGCTTATTTTTAATGCTGAAGTGTCGAAGGCCGTAAAGGGGGAACCGCACGGCCGCCGCTTTCTCTCTGAAATTCCAAAACAGAGGAAGCGATCCCAAATTACCCGATTGGAGGGACCTATGGTTACCGGAAAAGTTTTGGTCATTGATGACGAACAGGATGTCCGGGATGTCATTCGTTTGCAACTGGAACAGCACGGGCTGCATGTGCTGGAAGCGGAAAATGGAGAAGAAGCGATCAAGATTCTCCATTCTGAAAACAACCTGGTGAATATCGGGGTGATTCTGTGTGACATTCGCATGCCCAAAATCAACGGCATCGAAGCGATCGATTACCTCAAGAAGAACGCGCCAGGCATTCCCGTCGTGGTGATCACCGGTTATCCGGATACAGAGTTGGCCGTTGGTTTGTTGAAGAAGGGGGTCAAGGACTATCTGGTGAAACCTGTTGAGAAAGAGAAGCTGTTTCAGGTGGTGGATGATATCATCGCCGCCGGTAAGGATTTTGACTTCTGATTGGTTGCCCGCATTTCAGGAAAAAAGGGCTTTGTGGCCGCAAGGTTGCAAAGCCTTTTTTTTTCGATTACATTGCAAAAGGCGCCCAACCGCGCCGGATACACCCATCCGTAGCTCTTTTCCCCCTTTGCAGTCGGCCCGGCTTTCTAATGAGCACCCTCTCGGACAACCTGGAATCGATTTGCCAGCGCATACGCAATGCAGCCCTCAAGGCGGGGCGCGATCCGGAGTCGGTGCGTCTGGTGGCGGTCAGTAAAACGGTGCCGGAAGACCGCATCCAGGAGGCGCAAGCGGCGGGGGTTCACGTGTTCGGCGAGAACAAGGTGCAGGAAGCGCTGCGTAAAATCGAGCAGCTTGGGCACGATGGTTACGGCTGGCATTTCATCGGACATTTGCAGAAAAATAAAGTAAAGTATGTATCCGGTCAGTTCGAACGGGTGCACTCGGTGGACAGTGCGGGCCTTGCCGAAAAGTTGAGCGCACAGAGCCAGGAGCAGGGCGTGGTCACGGCCGTTCTGGTTCAGGTGAACGTTTCCGGAGAAGCGTCCAAATTCGGCGTCGAGCCGGATGCCCTGGAAGACCTTCTGATGAAGGCCGGGCATTTACCGGGGATCGCAGTAAAAGGCTTGATGACGATTCCGCCGTTCAGTGAGAATGCGGAAGCGTCGCGCAAATACTTTGCCGCCCTGCGCGCGATGCGCGACCGCTTGCAGGCCAGGAACCTTCCCGGTATTTCGCTGGACGAGTTGTCGATGGGCATGTCCCACGATTTCGAAATCGCCATCGAAGAAGGCGCGACCTGGGTGCGTGTCGGCACAGCCCTGTTCGGCCAACGCGTCCAATAAAAATACATTTCATTTTGAATTGAAACTGGAAACACAACGAGGAGGGGTGCGGTGCTGACCCACAAACGCATTGGATTCATCGGCGGCGGCAACATGGCGGAGGCCATGATCAAGGGACTGCTGTCCGCGTCGTTCATCGAAGCGAAGAACATCATCGCCTCGGACGTGGTCGCCGAACGTCTGGAATACCTGAAGCATGAATTCAAGATCAAGACCACCACGGACAATCATGAACTGGTGCAGAAAAGCGACATCGTCATCCTGGCGGTCAAGCCGCAGGCGATGAAAGCCGTGTGCACCTCCATCCACGAAGTGGTGGATGAAAAAAAACTGGTGATCTCCGTTGCGGCGGGCGTGCCCATCCACACCATCGAGTCGTTGTTGAATCCGGAGGCCGACAAGAAGGTGGGCGTGGTGCGCACCATGCCCAACACCCCGGCCTTGGTGCAGTCCGGCGTCACCGCGCTGTCCGCCAGCGATCATGTGAGCAAAACCGATCTCAAGGTGGCGCACCGCATCTTTGAAGCCGTCGGCCGCACGGTGGATGTGCCGGAAGCGCAGCTCGACGCGGTGACGGGGTTGAGCGGCAGCGGACCGGCGTACATTTTCATGATCATCGAAGCCTTGTCGGATGCCGGCGTCAAGATGGGATTGTCGCGCGACGTGTCGAACATCCTCACCCTGCAGACGGTGCTGGGTTCGGCCAAACTGGCGCAGGACAGCGGACGCCATCCGGGGCAATTGAAGGACATGGTGTGTTCGCCCGGCGGCACCACCATCTCCGGCCTGCACACGCTGGAAAAAGGCGGACTGCGCACCACTCTGATCAATGCGGTGGAAGCGGCGACACAGCGGTCGATCGAGCTGGGCCAGAACGCCGAGAAGAACAATTCGCAGAATGGAAACGACTCTCAATAAGCTGCGCCCATTCCGGAAAATTCCGCGCCCCGCCCGTGGTTTTCGCTCCTGGAACCGTTGACGCAAAGGCAAGGCGATACCATATTAGTATTGGAAGGCGGCAAGGTCGGCTTCCATACAACCGGCGATTCAGCTGGAAGAAAACCCGAGCAACTGGGTGTGAAGACAAAAAAGAGGAATCGCGACCGGTTGTATGCCAACCGGGGTAGGCAAGTAAGAAAAGGTTGGCCTACCCCGCGGCGGCGGGGAGTCTTTCTGGGATGAAGGGAATGTCCAGAAAGGCTTTTTTTATTTGGCGCGGAACTTCTGCACTTCGCCCCAGCCCGCCAGCCCCAGTCCGAGAAACATCAGCCACACCGGGTGCAGCACTTTTTCCGGATCCTTGAACATGAGGATGAGCATGATGATCACGGAAGACATGGCGAGAATGATTCCCCAGTACAGTTTTTCCTGCCCTTTGATGAACAGGTCGGGGTTCTTCAGTTCTTTCCTGACTTCGGGTCGCAATTGAAAGTTAAACATGGCGGGGGAGGACTCCGTTCAACGCAGGACTTCGTTCAGGCTTCCGGAGCGGAAACCGAGGATATCGACGGTGACGTATTGAAATCCGAGTTCGCGGAAACGGGTTTCGATGCGGCGCGCCTGTTGCGGGTCCAGCAGCATCGGCAGGTCGTCCTGCGGCACTTCGATGCGGGCGACGTCGCCATGATGCCGCACCCGGAGTTGGCGGAATCCCAGGCCGATCAGAAAATCTTCCGCCTGTTCGATCATTCCCAGTTTTTCCCGCGTCACCTCCTGCCCATACGGCACGCGCGAAGCGAGGCAGGCCATCGCCGGCTTGTCCCACGTGGGCAGGCCCAGTTGTTGCGACAAGTCGCGCACGTCCTGCTTGCTAAGCCCTGAGTCGGACAGCGGACTGATCACCTGCGCCTCGTCCGCCGCCACCAGTCCTGGACGGTGATCCCCCAGATCGTCGGTGTTGGTGCCATTCAGAATGTAAGGAATCCTGCGTTCGGCGGCAACGCGTTTCAGATGGCCGTACAATTCCGATTTGCAGAAGTAACAGCGGTTCGCCGGGTTGGCGGTGTAGTCGGGCGAATGGATTTCCGCCGTGTCGAGGATCACATGTTCCGCGCCGATGTGCGCGGCCAAGTCCCGCGATGCATTCAGTTCGCGTTCGGGCACGCTCGGCGAGCGGCCGGTGACGGCCAGTGCGCGTTCGCCCAGCTCGGCGTGTGCCACGGCGAGCACCAGTGTGCTGTCCACGCCGCCGGAAAACGCCACAAGGGCTCCCGGCATGGCGCCGATCTGCGCACGCAGTTGGTTGTGTTTGTCCTGTAAGGTCATCGTTCGGAGGGTCCGCACGCCGACATGGCATGTTCACTGCTTACAACTTACCATGTCCACGGAACAAAAAAAAGATCCGGGAACAGGGGGGTGATTCCCGGATCTCTTAAGAAGGAGGTAAAACCAGATTGATTAGCTGCTACACGTCATTATAAAACTCGCATAAGAAGAGGGGGATCATGATCCTGGGATAGGCGATGGGCGGCAGGCAGGGTGTACCATAACTCCATTTGGACTGCTGTTTCTAACTTGAGGAAAAGCGGGTTTCAATGGCCGGATTTTATCTATAAAGGGTAAGTGCGGCGGTGCAGAAAGTGCAAATAGCGGAGACTAGGAGATGTTGGGTGCGCCCGGGTTTCGAATACGCTTCGGTCAACCGCCGATGGCGTGCATGGCGCGTGCAGGGCGTTCGAAATCGTCGAGGTTGATCTTGTGCCCCGGTTCCTTGATAACGAGG of Nitrospina watsonii contains these proteins:
- a CDS encoding SprT-like domain-containing protein, coding for MTAIATHTPTHTIKPGTVVLGEGRFSSAEAYRALFRVKKAGFEFLGQVNVQLDADGVRFEMFNANYFELFEAEPEAVMETLARHVLNQVLGRDTLNDRFRDIIHSRLEESILQPLVAEEEPEAETDPRDLQGILERLNAEYFGGQVDAVIEWSKETKLTNRRSVRFGSYDSKKKLIRIHPRLKQDFVPVSVLELTVFHEMCHQAVPPVRGNGQWKSHHKAFKAREKEYKHYREAMQWEKKHWAKLLAPSPSE
- a CDS encoding ATP-binding protein — translated: MNVASAPSAKKRTRVHSGLKTKLIGMVIGVGTIPLVLAMMWSFFQGNESLTQVIGSSFQALAYETSTKIDLLLKDEFQKMRHWSSHPTLIINVKEQNKATSPGPADSLKSLIEPPPTYEEILENGASRVLKNFLRDDLSSVDSTEALFVTDASGNLVATINDYPDRDNRERASWRGVMEQGLSRVLSGLIFDKKLNNYLFEIAVPIRTRDQTRMGVLHRLYSAKTFYSPSIENILFGQTGHVMLINSNGVVLDCPILPTGHQLTEPDLVQSVTGPVANWVETQSDGHGSDRLSIIGYSPLAATNQIVVNSGSPRLYTFAWQSSEELFAPTRKLRIWMAAAGFVSILLIAAMGSIGANRIVRPIRELQKTAESIGRGEAVKPLNIKTGDEIELLADEINTMNALLRKTFTGLEQQVEAKSREVIYLREYTESILMSVPESILIFDANLQIEYANPAFEKIAGLKHADYVGKRLQDVPMKQHEEWTFLAMELTSYSTGQPPTLHQTQRDAYRAKDPLAPATAHQKEWQPTIKLGDLFFAYQFFEMKFKEKEGRRIGLIMKNITEEKKLLDQLTQADKLSGLGTLTAGIAHEMNNPLYSIMGYTEAILDNSSEPKIKSYAQKVLDRSRHMSNVILNMSGYARTSEKDEDQVVDLNERIEAALDIALLASYSDDIALEKHYGELPKLNAKPEEIQQVFLNIVRNAVQAMEGKGTLTLKTFLQNDNIMISVRDTGPGIAEEHLTRIFDPFFTTKEQGSGTGLGLNIVHKVVEKYGGRIDVKSQPGKGTTFIITLPTASSQVDATASPPQSEPHA
- a CDS encoding response regulator — its product is MVTGKVLVIDDEQDVRDVIRLQLEQHGLHVLEAENGEEAIKILHSENNLVNIGVILCDIRMPKINGIEAIDYLKKNAPGIPVVVITGYPDTELAVGLLKKGVKDYLVKPVEKEKLFQVVDDIIAAGKDFDF
- a CDS encoding YggS family pyridoxal phosphate-dependent enzyme; the encoded protein is MSTLSDNLESICQRIRNAALKAGRDPESVRLVAVSKTVPEDRIQEAQAAGVHVFGENKVQEALRKIEQLGHDGYGWHFIGHLQKNKVKYVSGQFERVHSVDSAGLAEKLSAQSQEQGVVTAVLVQVNVSGEASKFGVEPDALEDLLMKAGHLPGIAVKGLMTIPPFSENAEASRKYFAALRAMRDRLQARNLPGISLDELSMGMSHDFEIAIEEGATWVRVGTALFGQRVQ
- the proC gene encoding pyrroline-5-carboxylate reductase — protein: MLTHKRIGFIGGGNMAEAMIKGLLSASFIEAKNIIASDVVAERLEYLKHEFKIKTTTDNHELVQKSDIVILAVKPQAMKAVCTSIHEVVDEKKLVISVAAGVPIHTIESLLNPEADKKVGVVRTMPNTPALVQSGVTALSASDHVSKTDLKVAHRIFEAVGRTVDVPEAQLDAVTGLSGSGPAYIFMIIEALSDAGVKMGLSRDVSNILTLQTVLGSAKLAQDSGRHPGQLKDMVCSPGGTTISGLHTLEKGGLRTTLINAVEAATQRSIELGQNAEKNNSQNGNDSQ
- the larE gene encoding ATP-dependent sacrificial sulfur transferase LarE; this translates as MTLQDKHNQLRAQIGAMPGALVAFSGGVDSTLVLAVAHAELGERALAVTGRSPSVPERELNASRDLAAHIGAEHVILDTAEIHSPDYTANPANRCYFCKSELYGHLKRVAAERRIPYILNGTNTDDLGDHRPGLVAADEAQVISPLSDSGLSKQDVRDLSQQLGLPTWDKPAMACLASRVPYGQEVTREKLGMIEQAEDFLIGLGFRQLRVRHHGDVARIEVPQDDLPMLLDPQQARRIETRFRELGFQYVTVDILGFRSGSLNEVLR